From a region of the Streptomyces sp. NBC_01454 genome:
- a CDS encoding N-acetylmuramoyl-L-alanine amidase → MRGSAPEDEKRFHRPALRRSATAVAAAVLLLPLSGTPSASAGQPRTDGLQQAFTDAAARFHVPRSVLLGVSYLESRWDGHGGAPSVSGGYGPMHLTDARTALARTPEFSTGEEDARGDDARPHKRPAAPARRAALPAELPARLRTLATAAELTGLPAEKLRTDPAANVLGGAALLAAAQHERGQSASADPARWYTAVARYGSQDDARAGRAFADEVYEVMRHGQSRTTDAGQRVTLAASPGLTPDAAQQKRLAWPADRGAAAAAARKLECPWTVACESVPAPYEEFGDGDYGNHDKADRPEDQRVSTIVIHDTEGSWETTLKLIKDPAYVSWNYTIRSSDGLIAQHVPTKDVAWHAGNWYINSHSVGIEHEGFLAAPDAWYTEAMYRASARLVKYLSRKYDVPLDRQHILGHDNVPGTTTATIPGMHTDPGPYWDWAHYFTLLGKPFRATAGARGGLVTIRPDYDRNQPAYTGCEKPGDACDPHGSTAVRLHTAPSGSAPLVRDIGLHPDGSDSTTGVNDTAARASTGQQFAVADRDGDWTAIWYLGQRAWFRNPHGHRVAVNAKGLVATPKEGRAEIPVYGRAYPEKEAYPAGVPYQAVSPLPYKLGAGQEYAVGGRMRGDYFYAPTFDLSKHAIVRGEDVYYEIQLGHRVGYVRAADVDVRRSGS, encoded by the coding sequence TTGCGAGGATCCGCCCCGGAAGACGAGAAGAGATTCCACCGCCCCGCCCTGCGCAGATCCGCCACCGCCGTCGCGGCGGCGGTGCTGCTGCTGCCGCTCTCGGGAACGCCGTCCGCCAGTGCCGGACAGCCCCGGACGGACGGGCTGCAGCAGGCGTTCACGGATGCCGCCGCCCGCTTCCACGTGCCGCGCAGTGTGCTGCTCGGCGTCTCCTACCTGGAGTCGCGCTGGGACGGCCACGGCGGCGCGCCCAGCGTCTCCGGGGGCTACGGCCCGATGCATCTGACCGACGCCCGCACGGCGCTGGCCCGGACGCCGGAGTTCAGCACGGGCGAGGAGGACGCGCGCGGCGACGACGCCCGGCCGCACAAGAGGCCGGCCGCCCCGGCTCGGCGGGCCGCGCTGCCCGCCGAACTCCCCGCCCGGCTGCGCACCTTGGCGACGGCCGCCGAGCTGACCGGGCTGCCCGCGGAGAAGCTGCGGACCGATCCCGCGGCGAACGTGCTCGGCGGGGCGGCGCTGCTCGCCGCCGCGCAGCACGAGCGGGGGCAGTCCGCGTCCGCCGATCCGGCCCGGTGGTACACGGCCGTGGCGCGCTACGGCAGCCAGGACGATGCCCGCGCCGGCAGGGCCTTCGCGGACGAGGTGTACGAGGTGATGCGCCACGGCCAGTCCCGCACGACCGACGCGGGGCAGCGGGTCACGCTGGCCGCCTCGCCGGGGCTGACCCCCGATGCCGCACAGCAGAAACGTCTCGCCTGGCCGGCCGACCGGGGCGCCGCGGCAGCCGCCGCCCGCAAGCTGGAGTGCCCCTGGACCGTCGCCTGTGAGTCGGTGCCCGCGCCGTACGAGGAGTTCGGCGACGGCGACTACGGCAACCACGACAAGGCGGACCGTCCCGAGGACCAGCGGGTCAGCACCATCGTCATCCATGACACCGAGGGGTCCTGGGAGACCACCCTGAAGCTGATCAAGGACCCGGCCTATGTGTCGTGGAACTACACGATCCGCTCCTCGGACGGGCTGATCGCCCAGCATGTGCCGACCAAGGACGTCGCCTGGCACGCGGGCAACTGGTACATCAACTCGCACTCCGTCGGGATCGAGCACGAGGGCTTCCTCGCCGCACCGGACGCCTGGTACACGGAGGCGATGTACCGCGCCTCGGCCCGTCTGGTGAAGTATCTGAGCCGCAAGTACGACGTGCCGCTCGACCGTCAGCACATCCTGGGCCACGACAATGTGCCCGGTACGACCACGGCCACGATCCCGGGCATGCACACCGACCCCGGACCGTACTGGGACTGGGCGCACTACTTCACCCTGCTGGGCAAGCCGTTCCGGGCGACCGCGGGCGCGCGGGGCGGGCTGGTCACCATCCGCCCCGACTACGACCGGAACCAGCCCGCCTACACGGGCTGCGAGAAGCCCGGGGACGCCTGTGACCCGCACGGCTCCACGGCGGTCCGGCTGCACACCGCGCCGAGCGGGAGCGCACCGCTGGTCAGGGACATCGGGCTGCACCCGGACGGCAGTGACTCGACGACCGGGGTGAACGACACCGCCGCCCGTGCCTCGACGGGCCAGCAGTTCGCGGTGGCGGACCGGGACGGTGACTGGACGGCGATCTGGTACCTCGGGCAGCGGGCGTGGTTCCGCAATCCGCACGGCCACCGGGTGGCGGTGAACGCGAAGGGGCTGGTCGCGACGCCGAAGGAGGGCCGCGCGGAGATCCCGGTCTACGGCCGCGCCTACCCGGAGAAGGAGGCCTATCCGGCCGGGGTGCCGTACCAGGCGGTCTCCCCGCTGCCGTACAAGCTCGGCGCCGGCCAGGAGTACGCCGTCGGGGGCCGGATGAGGGGCGACTACTTCTACGCCCCGACCTTCGACCTGTCCAAGCACGCGATCGTGCGCGGCGAGGACGTCTACTACGAGATCCAGCTCGGGCACCGGGTCGGCTATGTACGGGCGGCCGACGTGGACGTGCGTCGCTCGGGGTCCTAG